The Streptomyces sp. NBC_00435 nucleotide sequence GCCCTGGCCCTGTCCGCCCTCGTGGCGGGTCCCGTACCCGCGGCGGGTGCCGAGGCCGCCGGCCCGGACCTGCGCGAAGTGCTGTTCGTGGGCAACAACTGGGAGGGCACCGCCGACGTCCTCGCTTCCACCGGGGACCTCGGCAAGGTGGGCCGGATCGACATCGTCCCCGACAAGGCGGAGCGGCTCCGGGAGATCTACCTCAATCCCGTGAAGCTCGGCTACTTCCTGGGGATCCGGGCCACCGCGGGCGAGGGGCACGACCAGTTCGTGGACGACATGTACACCACCCCGGACGGTTCGGCCGTCGTCGCCTCCCGGCCCAGCTTCGCCGATGTCGTCTCCATCGACGTCCGCACCGGCCGGGTCAACTGGCGCTTCCCCGTCGCCGGATACCGGGCCGACCACATGGCGGTTTCCCCGGACGGTACGCGGGTCGCGGTGTCGGCCTCCACCGCGAACACCGTGCACGTCCTCGACATCGCGAGCGGCCGCCAGGTCGGCTCCTTCGCCACGGGCGACAAACCGCACGAGAACACCTTCACGCAGGGTGGCCGCTTCCTGTGGAACAGCTCCATCGGTGACGTGACCTCCGCGCTCGACGCGCCGTGGCTGGACTGGACGAAGGGTGACCGGAAGATCACCGTCGTCGACGCGCTCACCTTCCGCACGGTCCGGGTGATCGACATGAGGGCCCGCCTCGACGCGTTCGGCCGCTCCGACCTCTCCGACGCGGTGCGGCCGATGTCCTTCAGCCCGGACGAGTCGAAGCTCTACTTCCAGGTGTCGTTCTTCAACGGCTTCGTCGAGTACGACGTGGCAGCCGACCGGATCACCCGGATCAAGACCCTCCCCGAGAACCCCGCCACCAGCACCGACCGCACCACCTGGGTCAACGACTCCCGGCACCACGGCATGTCCATGAGCCCGGACGGGGCCAAGCTGTGCGTCGCGGGGACCATGGACGACTACGCGACCGTCGTGGACCGGGCCACCCTCGCGCAAGGGCCCCTCGTGCCCGCCGACAAGCCCTACTGGGCGACCGTCGACGGGGACGGCGCCGGCTGCGTGATCTCCGAGAGCGGAGCCGACCGGGTCACGGCCATCGACTTCGCCACCGGTGCCAAGCGGGTGTCCGTACCCGTCGGTGACCACCCGCAGCGGGTCCGCCTCGGCCACGTACCGGCGGGCTGGACGGGACCCGCGGCGGGCTGATCGGGCCCCGCCGCGGACCCGTGGAGCGGGCTCAGCGGGCGGGCAGGGAGATCCGCGCGGCCGACATGCCGAAGCCGGCGCTCAGGACGCCCGTGGAGATCCCGTCACCCAGGCGGTGCAGGTCCTCCTCGCGGTAGCGCTTCACCTTCTCGTGCCAGTGGAGGATTCCGGCCAGCCAGTCCTGCAGTTCGGCGACGTAGGAGTCGAGTCCGGCCCGGGCCTGCGCGTCCAGCTTCCAGTCCTCGTACAGCAGCGGCAGCTGGCTGGCGACGACGTGCTCGAACTCCTCGGTGCGCTGCGTCATCAGGGAGTGGCAGATGTGCAGGGCCTCCGGGTAGCCGATGTCGAAGAAGTTGCGGGTGACGAGCACGTAGTTGTGCACCTCGCCCTCGACCTCCACCTCCTTCTGGTACGAGAAGATGTCGTTGATCAGGCAGGCGGTGTCGGCGGCCGCGTTCTCCAGGGAGCGGATGGTGCCGGAGGAGTAGATCTCCTCCGGAATGCCGCGGCCGGCCTGGCCGAGCCGGCACAGGTACATGGTGAGGTAGCTGCCGAAGGTGCGGCGGCGCATCTCGGCGTAGTCCACCGGGTCCGGGATGCGGTTCTGGATCTGGTTCTCCACCTCCCACAGCCAGCTCTCCAGCATGTCCACGAGAGTCGCCCGGAACTCCGTGCGCACCTGGGTGCTCATGTCCCGGCTGGTGCGTACCCACAGGTCGCCGAGGGAACGCTCCATCGCGGTGGCGGGCAGGGCCTGCTCGGCGTGGTCCACCGGGATCATGGCGACGAGCCGGGCGGTGGTGGCCTTGGCCGCCGTCAGGTTCTTCGCCTGCGCGAAGACCACGGGGTAGTAGTCGTCCCCGTACGTTCCCCAGGTCAGCCAGCAGGCGTTGAGGGCCAGTGCCTCGGGGGTGGCGTCGGGGTCGATGCCGGCCGAGCAGAGCGCGAAGTCGTAGCCGCGCAGCCTCTCCTCGCTCCAGATCGCCGAGCCGGGATCACCGGGCTGGGGGTCGAGGAGGCCCATCTCCCGGGCCCAGGCCACGGACTCCTCGCGCGCGTGGGCGTGGTGCGGGCTGAGGGTGAGCGGGAACGGCATGTAGATGTCCGGGACGACGGACGGGCCGGTCCGCTCGAAGGGGACGTGGGTGAAGGAGCGGCGGCGCAGCTCCAGGGCGCGCGGGGCGAGGATCGAGCGCAGGTCGAGGGCGGTGGTGCCGAGGCCCGAGGGCATGAAGGGCAGGGTGACCGGCGCGGTGGCGCGGGCCTCCTTGTTCATGTAGCGGCTGGAGACCATGTGCCACTCGTGGCCGCCGGACTGCCAGTCCTGCAGGCCCTTGGCGTAGGCGAGGACAGCGGTGATCTCCGCCGGGTCCAGGGCGTGGTCGACGAAGAGCTGGGGGAGTTCGGCCAGCGCGGTCTGCTCGAACTGCTGGAGCCGGGAGGTGAGGAGGTCGTTGGAGGCCTCGGCGGCCTCCTGGGTGGTGCAGGCGAGGAAGGTCTCCAGCACCAGGATGGCGTTGGAGAGTTCACCCTCGTCGGCGACCTCGCGCTGGTAGGAGAAGATGTCGTTCCTGATGTGCACGGCGTCGGAGAAGGCGTCGCGCAGTACGCCGAGCGGGCGCGAGTGCGCGATGCGCGCCGGGACCTCGGCGGACACGTACTCGATGAGCCCGGCCGACCAGGGGGCGCCGCCGACCTTGCGGCGCATCTCGATGTACTCGAGGGGATTGGCGATCCGCCCGATGTTGATGTTGGCCAGTTCCCACATCGACTCGTTGAGCAGGTTCCTGGTGGATTCGGAGAACCGTTCCCGCCAGTCCATCGACATGGCCGGCACGGTACGGGCCCACAGGTCGGCGAGTCCCGCCTCGACGGGGTTGGTGGCTTCGGGGAACCCGTCGGAGAGGTCCATCGGCATGAAGGCGGCGAGCCTGTCCAGGTAGGCCTTGGCGCCTTCGCGGTCCTGGGAGCGTTTGTACATCTCCAGGAAGTGGTCGTCGAAGAAGAACACCCACACGTACCAGTCGGTGACCAGGGACAGCGCCTCGCTGTCGCAGTCGGGGTGGGTGTACGCGCAGAGCAGGGCGTAGTCGTGCGAGTCGAGGTCCTTCTCCTCCCAGACGCCGGAACCTTCCAGCATCCCGAAGTCGCGGGCCCACTTCTTGGTGTGGACCCGGGCGTCCTCCAGATGGGGGTTCAGTCGCGCCGGATAAGGCACGTAGAAATCCGGCAGTTGGAACGGCTGCGTCACGGCGGGGTCGGCCTTTCGTCTGTCTGTCTCGCGGAACCATCCGCACGAGATCAGCAGGGCCCTACCCGTGGTGTTGGTGGGATAAGGGGGAGTTCACTTCATCAGGTGACGCGGGTGTTGTTCTTCGACGCATGAAGCCGCAGGCAGGTAGAGAGGTGGAGAAGGCGGCCGGGGAGGGGTGCCCTCCCCGGTGCGGGGCTCAGGCCCCGGCGGCCTTCCGCTGGTCGAACGCCGGGTAGAACTTGCGCAGCAGGTCGAAGGTCTCGGGGAAGTCGAGCTGGCCCGGGGCGGAGCTGGCACCGAAGAAGGAGTAGGTGATCCGCGATCCGAGGGCGGGGAAGAAGACGCGCGAGACCGCGCCGGCCGCACCCATCGCGATGACGATCAGCCGGGTGTCCTCGGCGCCGGTACGCAGCAGCAGCGAGGCGAGCCGTCGTACGTCGCTCTCGGACCGCACCATGGTGGACACCTTGACCACGTCGGCGCCGGCGCTCTTCGCGTCGTCGATGACGGCCTGGAGTTCTTCCGTGCCGGGGGTGAAATCGAAATTGTGGTACGAGACGATCGCCACCGTGTCGTGCCGGTGGGCGGCCTCGATCACGTCCGCCAGGATTTCCCCGGACGAAAGCTCGATGTCCACGGCCTGCACCTGGGGGGCGAGTGCGCGAAACAGTTCAAGCCGTTCCGCTTCCGTGCCCTTCCATTCACCGCCCTCGTGGGCGGAACGGATGGTGGCCAGGACCGGCAGCACCTTGAACGCGTCCACCTGCGCCAGGACATGGGCCGTTCCGGTCCGCGTGTAGCGGTCGACCCGCAGCTCGGCCACATCGACACCGGCGGCTTTCGCGGCGTGTGCGCGCGGCTCGGTCTCGCTGTCGTCGAAGCTGACGGCCACCAGCGGAATGCCGCCGTCGAGAAGCGCCCGCATTGAATTCATTTCCTGGTCACAGCCTTTTCGATCCGATTCTGATATCCGACGCGAACCACATGGTGAACGGGGCGGATTATACGCGGAATCGGTAAGGGGGAGGGGGGTCGACCGCCCCTTGGTCGGGAGGGGCGGGCGCGGGTCCGCCGCCCCCGAAGGTGCTGGTGTCGCAGCCTGGGATGTTTGTCCGATTGTTCTAGGTTTGGGTCATCGGTACACATTTCGGCGTTCCGGGAGGGACACTCATGGCGATCGAGCTCGACAAGGTGCTGGACATGGCGTGGGCCGACAAGCCGCTCGCGGAGGTGCTCGCGGCCCCGGTCGCCGCGCTCAAGGGCGTCACCGACAGGGACGGCGAGCTGCTGCTGGAGGCCTTCGGCGTCAAGACCGTCGCCGACTTCGGCCAGCTGAAGTACGCGCGCTGGGCGCAGGCGCTCGTCGCGCTGAACCAGACCGTCAAGCAGTAGTCGGCGGCCGGCGCCTTCGGCTACCCGGCGGGCCTCAGCTCACCGCCGGGGTGGGCCGTGCGCCAGGCCTTGATGGAAAGGTCCCAGTCGTCGCCCGTCAGGGCGGTGAGGGAAGCGGGGAAGAGACCGTCCTCCTCCTTCGCGATGTGGTGGTGGAGCTCGTCGACCGCACGGCGCAGCTCCACCACGTACGCCGGGTCCGCCAGGTCCGCGCGGGAGAGGAACGCCGCCAGTTCCCGGTGCTCCCCGACCAGGGCCGCGATGTACGGCGCGTACTCCGGATCCTGCTCCATGACCGCGAACAGGCCGTCCTCCTCGCCCTTCCAGTGGGCGAGGAGGACGGCCGTCATGTCCGCGACGAGGGTGCTCGCCCCCGGCAGGTCCCCGGAGTCCAGGGCGCGCAGGGCGTCGCCCGCCGCATCCGTCACCGTCTCGTGCTCGGCGATGAACTCCTTGATCAGGGGGATCTCACGGCAGCCGCAGTAGTGGCACATGCGGCCCAGTGTGATCCAGCCGAGGGTCGGCTACTCGCTTTCCCCCTCGAGGTTGCCCTCCGTGTCGAGGTACACCTGGCGCAGCGCCTCCAGCACCTGCGGGTCCGGCTTCTCCCACATGCCGCGGGACTCCGCCTCCAGCAGCCGCTCCGCGATGCCGTGCAGGGCCCAGGGGTTGGCCTCCTCCAGGAAGGCGCGGTTCTCCGGGTCCAGGACGTACGTCTCGGTCAGCTTGTCGTACATCCAGTCGGCCACCACTCCGGTCGTGGCGTCGTAGCCGAAGAGGTAGTCGACGGTGGCGGCGAGCTCGAACGCCCCCTTGTACCCGTGGCGGCGCATCGCCTCGATCCACTTCGGGTTCACCACGCGGGCGCGGAAGACGCGGGAGGTCTCCTCGACCAGCGTGCGGGTCTTGACCGTCTCGGGACGGGTCGAGTCACCGATGTACGCCTCGGGGGCCGTGCCGCGCAGCGCGCGTACGGTGGCCACCATGCCGCCGTGGTACTGGAAGTAGTCGTCGGAGTCGGCGATGTCGTGTTCACGGGTGTCCGTGTTCTTGGCCGCGACCGTGATCCGCTTGTAGGCGGTCTCCATCTCCTCGCGTGCCGGACGCCCTTCGAGACCACGGCCGTACGCGTACCCGCCCCACACCGTGTAGACCTCCGCGAGGTCGGCGTCGGTGCGCCAGTCGCGGGAGTCGATCAGCTGCAGGATGCCCGCGCCGTACGTGCCCGGGCGCGATCCGAAGATGCGGGTCGTGGCCCGGCGCTCGTCACCGTGCACGGCCAGGTCCGCCTGCGCGTGGGCGCGTACGAAGTTGTCCTCCGCGGGCTCCTCCAGCGAGGCCGCCAGCCGCACCGCGTCGTCGAGCAGTCCGATGACGTGCGGGAACGCGTCACGGAAGAAGCCCGAGATGCGCAGGGTCACATCGATGCGCGGACGTCCGAGTTCGGCGAGCGGGATCGGCTCCAGGCCGGTGACGCGGCGCGAGGCCTCGTCCCAGACCGGGCGGACACCCAGCAGTGCCATGGCCTCGGCCACGTCGTCGCCCGAGGTGCGCATCGCGCTCGTGCCCCACAGGGACAGGCCCACGGACGCGGGCCATTCGCCGTTGTCCGTGCGGTAGCGGGTCAGCAGCGAGTCGGCCAGGGCCTGACCGGTCTCCCAGGCGAGGCGGGAGGGGACGGCCTTCGGGTCGACCGAGTAGAAGTTGCGGCCGGTCGGCAGGACGTTGACCAGGCCGCGCAGCGGGGAGCCGGAGGGGCCCGCCGGAACGAAGGCGCCGTCCAGGGCGCTGACGACGTGGGCGATCTCGTCGGTGGTGCCGGCCAGGCGGGGGACGACCTCGCGGGCCGCGAAGTCCAGTACGGCCGCCACGTCGGTGGAGTACCCGGCGGCGACCGAAGCCACCGCCTCCGGCGCCCAGTGCGCGTCCTCCATCGCCTGCACCAGAGCGCGCGCCGTCTCCTCCGCCTCGTCGGCGGTGGTGCGGGTGGCCGCGGACTCATCCAGGCCGAGCGCCTCGCGCAGGCCCGGGAGCGCGGTCGTGCCGCCCCAGATCTGGCGGGCGCGCAGGATCGCCAGGACCAGGTTGACGCGGGCGTCCCCGGTCGGGGCGCCGCCCAGCACGTGCAGACCGTCGCGGATCTGGGCGTCCTTGATCTCGCACAGCCAGCCGTCGACGTGCAGCAGGAAGTCGTCGAAGCCCTCGTCGTCGGGGCGCTGCTCCAGACCCAGGTCGTGGTCCAGCTTCGCGGCCTGGATCAGCGTCCAGATCTGCGCGCGGATCGCCGGCAGCTTCGCCGGGTCCATCGCCGAGATCTGGGCGTACTCGTCCAGGTGCTGCTCCAGGCGGGCGATGTCGCCGTACGACTCCGCGCGCGCCATCGGCGGCACCAGGTGGTCGACCAGGGTGGCGTGCACACGGCGCTTGGCCTGGGTGCCCTCACCCGGGTCGTTGACCAGGAACGGGTAGATCAGCGGCAGGTCGCCGAGCGCGGCGTCGGGGGCGCAGGCCGCCGACAGACCCGCGTTCTTGCCGGGCAGCCACTCCAGATTGCCGTGCTTGCCCAGGTGGATCATCGCGTCGGCGCCGAAACCGCCGTCCTCGGCACGGGCCTGGATCCAGCGGTACGCGGCCAGGTAGTGGTGCGAGGGCGGCAGGTCCGGGTCGTGGTAGATCGCGATCGGGTTCTCGCCGAAACCGCGCGGCGGCTGGATCAGGATGAGGAGGTTGCCGCGGCGCAGGGCCGCCAGCACGATGTCGCCCTCGGGGTTGGCCGAGCGGTCCACGAACATGTTGCCCGGGGCCTCGCCCCAGTGCCGTTCGACGCTGTCCCGCAGCTCGGCGGGGAGCTCGGCGAACCAGCGCTTGTAGTCGGCGGCCGGGATCCGGACCGGGTTGCGGGCCAACTGCTCCTCGGTGAGCCAGTCCTGGTCGTGGCCGCCGGCCTCGATCAGGGCGCGGATCAGCTCGTCGCCGTCACCGGAGACCAGACCCGGGACGTCCTCGACGGGGCCGAAGTCGTAGCCGCCCGCGATGAGCGTGCGCAGCAGTTCCACGGCGCTCGCCGGGGTGTCCAGGCCGACCGCGTTGCCGATGCGCGAGTGCTTGGTGGGGTACGCCGACAGGACGAGCGCGATCCGCTTGTCGCGGCGCTCGATGTGCCGCAGCCGGGCGTGACGCACGGCGATGCCGGCCACGCGGGCGGCCCGCTCGGGGTCCGCGACGTAGGCGGGCAGCCCGTCCTCGTCCAGCTCCTTGAAGGAGAACGGGACGGTGATCAGACGGCCGTCGAACTCCGGCACGGCGACCTGGGTGGCGGCGTCGAGCGGGGACAGGCCCTCGTCGTTCTCCTCCCAGGCGCTGCGCGAGCCGGTCAGGCACAGGGCCTGGAGGATCGGTACGCCGAGGCCGGCGAGCGCGCCCGCGTCCCAGGACTCGTCGTCACCGCCCGCCGAGGCGGTGGCGGGCTTGGTGCCGCCGGCGGCGAGGACGGTGGTGACCACCGCGTCGGCCGACTCCAGCTCCACGATCAGCTCCGGCTCCGGGGTGCGCAGCGAGGAGACGAAGAGGGGGAGCGGCTGGGCGCCGTGGGCCTCGATCGCCTCGCAGAGCGAGTGCACGAAGGCGGTGTTGCCGCTCATCTGGTGCGCGCGGTAGTACAGCACGGCGATCTTGGGGCCGGTGGTCCGCCCGGCCGTCCGCTCCAGCGGGCCCCAGGTGGGGGACGCCGCCGGGGGCTCGAAACCGTGACCGGTCAGCAGCACGGTGTCGGAGAGGAAGCGCGCCAGCTGGTCCAGGTTGGCCGGGCCGCCGTGGGCGAGGTAGCCGTGGGCCTCGGCGGCGATGCCGATCGGGACCGTCGAGGCTTCCATCAGCTGTGCGTCGGGAGCCTGTTCGCCGGTCAGGACGACCACCGGGCGGGTCTGGTCCGGGGCGAGGAGCAGGTCCAGGCCGTCCTGCCAGGCGCGCAAGCCCCCGAGGAGGCGTACGACGACCAGGTCGACGCCGTCGAGGAGACCGGGGAGGTCGTCGAGGGGAAGGCGTGAGGGGTTCGCGAACCGGTACGGGACGGGGCCGTCGGCGGCGGCGCGAGCGCTGAGCAGATCGGTGTCGGACGTCGACAGCAGCAGGATCATGCGGCGGCAGGCCTTCCTCGGGGTTTCCGCGCCCCGGGCAGTGAGGACGGCGGGAGTTCCTGGCTCGTCCGGCGGGCGGGGCCGCGCGGATTCACAGTGGCGGGACCGCGCCGGAATCACACCGGGCTTCCTCCCATGTCGCCGTCCTCGGCGATGGCGTCCTGTTGGCCGCCGAGGCCATCCTAGGGGGCCCGGGTGCGCGGGTGCGTGGCCGGGTACGGGGCCCTGGGCGGGGGCCCGGCGGGGCTGTGGGACGGGTTCGGCGGGTGGGGCCGGTGAGTGGGGCCGGTGCAGGTGGTGGGGCCGGTCCCGGGGGGTTCGGGGTGGCGATGGACACAGGGGGCGGGCGCACAATCGTGGGTATGCTCGCCGCCATGCCCACGCCCCCATCCGCCGCCCCGGCGCGCGACGAACCCGTCATACGGGACCGTGGTGACGCATGCCCCGGCGCGCTGCGGCTGCACGCGGCGGACGACGGCCACCTGGCCCGGATCCGGATCCCGGGCGGACTGCTCGACGCCGCGCAGGCAGCCGCGCTGGCGAGCGCCGCCGACCGGTTCGGCGACGGGCACCTGGAACTCACCTCGCGGGGCAACGTCCAGCTGCGGGGCCTCGCCGACGGGTGCGGCGCCGGGCTCGCGGAGCTGCTGGTCGCGGCCGGGCTGCTGCCCGCGCCCTCGCACGAGCGGATCCGGAACATCGTCGCCAGCCCACTGGCGGACCCCGCCCCGGTGCGCGCCCTGGACCGGACGCTCTGCGCGGACCCGAAGGCCGCGGCCCTGTCCGGCCGGTTCCTGTTCGCCGTCGACGACGGGCGCGGGGACGTCGCCGCCCTCGACCCCGACGTGACCCTGCTCGCGCAGCCCGATGACCGGGTGCTCGTCCGGCTCGGCGCCGCCCCTGACGCGGTCGAGGTGGCCTCGGTGGACGCGCCCGCGGCCGCGCTGGCCGCCGCCCACTGCTTCCTCGACGCCGCCTCGGACGCCGGCACCCGCGCCTGGCGCGTCGCCGAACTGCCCGCCGGATCCGCCCTGGGAGCGCAGGAGCTGACGGTTCGGCTGCTCGCGTCCGGCATCCCCGCGCGGTACCTGCCCCAGGCGCCGCGCCCCTTCTGCCCGCCGCCCGCACCCGGCCCGCACGGCGCCGCGCTCTGCGTACTGGTGCCGCTCGGCCGGCTCACCACCGCGCAGTGGCGGGAGCTGCCCGGCGAGCTGCGGATCACCCCCTGGCGCAGCATCGTCGTCACGGCCGGCGTTGCCGCTGCCGCCGTCAGCGCGGTCGCCGCCCGCGGGCTCGTCACCGCGCCCGGCGGGCCGTGGGAGTCCGTCACAGCCTGCACCGGCCGGCCCGGCTGCGCCAAGTCCCTCGCCGACGTACGCGCCGACGCGCGAGCCGTCGTAGAGCTGGCGCGGGGCCCGCTGCCCGTGCACTGGTCCGGGTGCGAACGCCGCTGCGGCCACCCGCGCGGCACCGCCTGGGTGGACGTGGTGGCCACGCCCGGCGGGTACGTGATCGGCGCGGACCCGGTGGCACCCCGTGAACTTGCAGTGGCTGTGGCCGACGCGCGCAGCCGACTCCCCATGTCCGTGGACGCAGTGAAGAAATGAGCGAGTACACCGTGTTTGAGTACGAGAAGGACGGCGCAGAGATCTACCGCCAGTCCTTTGCCACGATCCGCGCCGAGGCGGACCTCTCCGGGCTGCCCGCCTCGGTCGCACAGGTCGCGGTGCGCATGATTCACGCCTGCGGAATGACCGACCTGACACGGGACCTGGGCTACACCCCCGACGTCGTGCTGCGGGCACGCGCCGCCCTGGAGGGCGGCGCGCCGATCCTGTGCGACGTGCAGATGGTCGCCAGCGGGGTCACCCGCAAGCGGCTGCCCGCCGGCAACGAGGTGATCTGCACCCTCTCCGACCCGGCCGTGCCGGAGCTCGCCGCGAAGATGGGGACGACGCGCAGCGCCGCCGCCCTCGAAGTCTGGCGGGACCGCGGGCTGTTGGAGGGCTCGGTGATCGCCGTCGGGAACGCGCCGACCGCGCTCTTCCGGCTGCTGGAGATGATCGAGGAGGGCGCGCCGCGGCCCGCCGCCGTCATCGGCGTCCCCGTCGGCTTCATCGGCGCCGCCGAGTCCAAGGACGCCCTCGCCGAACACGCCTCCGGGCTCGACCACTTGATCGTGCGGGGCCGGCGCGGCGGCAGCGCCATGGCCGCGGCCGCCGTCAACGCCATCGCGAGCGTGGCCGAATGAGCGCCGGGAGCAGTGCAACGGCCGGAGCCGGGGGAACGGCCGGAGCCGAGGGAAGCGCCGCGGGCGCCGCAACCGCCGGCAAGCTGTACGGAGTCGGGCTCGGTCCCGGTGACCCGTCGCTGATGACGCTGCGCGCCGTCGAGGTGATCGCGGAGGCCGACGTCGTCGCGTACCACTCCGCCCGGCACGGCCGCTCGATCGCCCGCTCGATCGCCGCGAAGCACCTGCGCGCGGACCACGTCGAGGAGCCGCTGGTCTACCCGGTCACCACCGAGACCACCGATCACCCCGGCGGCTACCAGGGTGCGATGGAGGAGTTCTACGAGGCCTCCGCCGCCCGGCTCGCCGTCCACCTGGACGCCGGCCGCACCGTCGCCGTGCTCGCTGAGGGCGACCCGCTCTTCTACAGCTCGTACATGCACATGCACAAGCGGCTCGCCGACCGCTACGAGGCCGAGGTGATCCCCGGGGTGACCTCGGTGAGCGCCGCCGCCGCGCGGCTCGGCACCCCCCTCGTGGAGGGCGAGGAGGTGCTGACGATCCTGCCCGGCACCCTCTCCGAGGAGGAGCTCACGGCGCGCCTCGCCGCCACCGACTCGGCGGTCGTGATGAAGCTCGGCCGCACCTTCCCCGCCGTGCGGCGGGCCATGGAGAACAGCGGGCGGCTCGCCGAGGCGCGCTACGTGGAGCGCGCGACGATGCCGGGGGAGCGGACCGGCCGGCTGGCCGACACCGACCCCGGCAGCGTGCCGTACTTCGCCGTCGCGGTGGTGCCCAGCCGGATCGGCAAC carries:
- a CDS encoding YncE family protein, coding for MSAVPLRKRGAAAALAAAAALALSALVAGPVPAAGAEAAGPDLREVLFVGNNWEGTADVLASTGDLGKVGRIDIVPDKAERLREIYLNPVKLGYFLGIRATAGEGHDQFVDDMYTTPDGSAVVASRPSFADVVSIDVRTGRVNWRFPVAGYRADHMAVSPDGTRVAVSASTANTVHVLDIASGRQVGSFATGDKPHENTFTQGGRFLWNSSIGDVTSALDAPWLDWTKGDRKITVVDALTFRTVRVIDMRARLDAFGRSDLSDAVRPMSFSPDESKLYFQVSFFNGFVEYDVAADRITRIKTLPENPATSTDRTTWVNDSRHHGMSMSPDGAKLCVAGTMDDYATVVDRATLAQGPLVPADKPYWATVDGDGAGCVISESGADRVTAIDFATGAKRVSVPVGDHPQRVRLGHVPAGWTGPAAG
- a CDS encoding terpene synthase family protein, with product MTQPFQLPDFYVPYPARLNPHLEDARVHTKKWARDFGMLEGSGVWEEKDLDSHDYALLCAYTHPDCDSEALSLVTDWYVWVFFFDDHFLEMYKRSQDREGAKAYLDRLAAFMPMDLSDGFPEATNPVEAGLADLWARTVPAMSMDWRERFSESTRNLLNESMWELANINIGRIANPLEYIEMRRKVGGAPWSAGLIEYVSAEVPARIAHSRPLGVLRDAFSDAVHIRNDIFSYQREVADEGELSNAILVLETFLACTTQEAAEASNDLLTSRLQQFEQTALAELPQLFVDHALDPAEITAVLAYAKGLQDWQSGGHEWHMVSSRYMNKEARATAPVTLPFMPSGLGTTALDLRSILAPRALELRRRSFTHVPFERTGPSVVPDIYMPFPLTLSPHHAHAREESVAWAREMGLLDPQPGDPGSAIWSEERLRGYDFALCSAGIDPDATPEALALNACWLTWGTYGDDYYPVVFAQAKNLTAAKATTARLVAMIPVDHAEQALPATAMERSLGDLWVRTSRDMSTQVRTEFRATLVDMLESWLWEVENQIQNRIPDPVDYAEMRRRTFGSYLTMYLCRLGQAGRGIPEEIYSSGTIRSLENAAADTACLINDIFSYQKEVEVEGEVHNYVLVTRNFFDIGYPEALHICHSLMTQRTEEFEHVVASQLPLLYEDWKLDAQARAGLDSYVAELQDWLAGILHWHEKVKRYREEDLHRLGDGISTGVLSAGFGMSAARISLPAR
- the aroD gene encoding type I 3-dehydroquinate dehydratase, yielding MRALLDGGIPLVAVSFDDSETEPRAHAAKAAGVDVAELRVDRYTRTGTAHVLAQVDAFKVLPVLATIRSAHEGGEWKGTEAERLELFRALAPQVQAVDIELSSGEILADVIEAAHRHDTVAIVSYHNFDFTPGTEELQAVIDDAKSAGADVVKVSTMVRSESDVRRLASLLLRTGAEDTRLIVIAMGAAGAVSRVFFPALGSRITYSFFGASSAPGQLDFPETFDLLRKFYPAFDQRKAAGA
- a CDS encoding hemerythrin domain-containing protein, whose amino-acid sequence is MCHYCGCREIPLIKEFIAEHETVTDAAGDALRALDSGDLPGASTLVADMTAVLLAHWKGEEDGLFAVMEQDPEYAPYIAALVGEHRELAAFLSRADLADPAYVVELRRAVDELHHHIAKEEDGLFPASLTALTGDDWDLSIKAWRTAHPGGELRPAG
- the cobN gene encoding cobaltochelatase subunit CobN — protein: MILLLSTSDTDLLSARAAADGPVPYRFANPSRLPLDDLPGLLDGVDLVVVRLLGGLRAWQDGLDLLLAPDQTRPVVVLTGEQAPDAQLMEASTVPIGIAAEAHGYLAHGGPANLDQLARFLSDTVLLTGHGFEPPAASPTWGPLERTAGRTTGPKIAVLYYRAHQMSGNTAFVHSLCEAIEAHGAQPLPLFVSSLRTPEPELIVELESADAVVTTVLAAGGTKPATASAGGDDESWDAGALAGLGVPILQALCLTGSRSAWEENDEGLSPLDAATQVAVPEFDGRLITVPFSFKELDEDGLPAYVADPERAARVAGIAVRHARLRHIERRDKRIALVLSAYPTKHSRIGNAVGLDTPASAVELLRTLIAGGYDFGPVEDVPGLVSGDGDELIRALIEAGGHDQDWLTEEQLARNPVRIPAADYKRWFAELPAELRDSVERHWGEAPGNMFVDRSANPEGDIVLAALRRGNLLILIQPPRGFGENPIAIYHDPDLPPSHHYLAAYRWIQARAEDGGFGADAMIHLGKHGNLEWLPGKNAGLSAACAPDAALGDLPLIYPFLVNDPGEGTQAKRRVHATLVDHLVPPMARAESYGDIARLEQHLDEYAQISAMDPAKLPAIRAQIWTLIQAAKLDHDLGLEQRPDDEGFDDFLLHVDGWLCEIKDAQIRDGLHVLGGAPTGDARVNLVLAILRARQIWGGTTALPGLREALGLDESAATRTTADEAEETARALVQAMEDAHWAPEAVASVAAGYSTDVAAVLDFAAREVVPRLAGTTDEIAHVVSALDGAFVPAGPSGSPLRGLVNVLPTGRNFYSVDPKAVPSRLAWETGQALADSLLTRYRTDNGEWPASVGLSLWGTSAMRTSGDDVAEAMALLGVRPVWDEASRRVTGLEPIPLAELGRPRIDVTLRISGFFRDAFPHVIGLLDDAVRLAASLEEPAEDNFVRAHAQADLAVHGDERRATTRIFGSRPGTYGAGILQLIDSRDWRTDADLAEVYTVWGGYAYGRGLEGRPAREEMETAYKRITVAAKNTDTREHDIADSDDYFQYHGGMVATVRALRGTAPEAYIGDSTRPETVKTRTLVEETSRVFRARVVNPKWIEAMRRHGYKGAFELAATVDYLFGYDATTGVVADWMYDKLTETYVLDPENRAFLEEANPWALHGIAERLLEAESRGMWEKPDPQVLEALRQVYLDTEGNLEGESE
- a CDS encoding cobalamin biosynthesis protein CobG produces the protein MLAAMPTPPSAAPARDEPVIRDRGDACPGALRLHAADDGHLARIRIPGGLLDAAQAAALASAADRFGDGHLELTSRGNVQLRGLADGCGAGLAELLVAAGLLPAPSHERIRNIVASPLADPAPVRALDRTLCADPKAAALSGRFLFAVDDGRGDVAALDPDVTLLAQPDDRVLVRLGAAPDAVEVASVDAPAAALAAAHCFLDAASDAGTRAWRVAELPAGSALGAQELTVRLLASGIPARYLPQAPRPFCPPPAPGPHGAALCVLVPLGRLTTAQWRELPGELRITPWRSIVVTAGVAAAAVSAVAARGLVTAPGGPWESVTACTGRPGCAKSLADVRADARAVVELARGPLPVHWSGCERRCGHPRGTAWVDVVATPGGYVIGADPVAPRELAVAVADARSRLPMSVDAVKK
- a CDS encoding precorrin-8X methylmutase, which encodes MSEYTVFEYEKDGAEIYRQSFATIRAEADLSGLPASVAQVAVRMIHACGMTDLTRDLGYTPDVVLRARAALEGGAPILCDVQMVASGVTRKRLPAGNEVICTLSDPAVPELAAKMGTTRSAAALEVWRDRGLLEGSVIAVGNAPTALFRLLEMIEEGAPRPAAVIGVPVGFIGAAESKDALAEHASGLDHLIVRGRRGGSAMAAAAVNAIASVAE